CTGCAATAAAGTAACCTTCTTCATCCTGTTCTATAATGACCGTAAACTCTTTAGCCATTTTTCGACCTCCGCTCAACGCCTCGTTTCTCTCCATTGCCAATGTGACATAGTTCTCATGGAAGTCATAGCCGATTCCAATATTCAAGTCTGCATTTAAGGATTATTACCAAATTGAGGGTGAAAAATCAAGATATTTTAATGCTTAGGAAGAAGTGAGGAGACGGAAGGACGGAAAGCCGGAGGCAAACGTATCGCCGATCCCCTATTCTCCCTGCCATCTCTGATACAGTTCATGCTCGATCCCGATCACGTCGAGCACACGGCCCACCACAAAGTCGGTCAGTTCTTCGACGTTCCTGGGCCTGTGATAGAATGCCGGCCTGGGAGCATGCAAAACCTTCACGAAAACAGGAGACAGCCTGTTCGATCTTACTCATCGTGATCTCCATGATGTATTGATATTAAGATGCCAGGGCCTTGCGCTATCAAGGATACCTGTGGAAAGATGGTCCAGTCCAAATCAGTCATGTTAAATTTCATATCACATTTTTATGACAGAAAGCAACCATTTGACAGAACTGCTCCGGCGGATCTATAAATGAGACAGTTGGTATCTTTACCGCGTTGAAGGATAAGACAGGGCAGTCTTATCCCGTCAACTCATACAAAAAACAAAATGCCATGGGGGAATAACCATGAATAGAAAAGATATATATAAAGAGATAGAGGGGATATTCGGTCTCATTCCAAGTTTCTTTAAGATGGTCCCTGACTCGTCTCTGGAACTGGAGTGGCAGTTGTTTAAACGAGTCCAGTTCGACGAGGGGCCCATCCCCAACAAGTACCGCGAGCTGATCGGAGTTGCGATTTCCGCGATCACGCATTGCCGTTATTGTTCGTTCTACCACACGGAACTGGCGAAGCTCAATGGTGCAACGGATAAGGAGATTGAGGACGCTGTGCACTATGCCAAGTCGAGCGCGGGCTGGAGCACGTATCTGAACGGCCTCCAGGTTGACTTCGATACATTCAGGAAAGAGGTCCTGCAGGCCTGCGAACATGTTCGTTCAATGAAGGCCGCCTGACCGCAAACGGGGCCATCCAAGGGATCGCAGCGCTTCGGCTGTCCGCAGATCGCGGGCCGTCGAAACGCTGCGGGGAAACCGCGTCTCTGGAGTAAAATCGCGTTACCTTCTCCAGCCGGCCCATATGGGAATACCCGCATCGTCCCTGAGGATAAGGACTTGATCGCCTTTTCTGACTTCCGCCGCAATGATGACGGGCGCACCGGAAATGGTTACCCTGGACCCCTTGACTTCTATCTTGTCGCCATTTTCAAGGGTGCTGTCGAGTCTATCGAGGAACCACTCCGGCCCGAGGTGAACGGCGAGTGTCTCTTTTTCGGTTTTCACCTGCAGGTGAACGCCTCTTGACATCCCTCCCATGGGTGTCATTTGGTCGATGCTCACGATCTCTCCGGCGATGGTTTCTACGGTACCCACATTATACATCCGCTGGTACTGTGCTCCCATGCCCCAGCCGCCGCTTCCACGCCCGCCACGCCACGGTTGAGCATAAGATATTGAAACCACAGAGAAGATCAAGAGCGCTGCCAATAGATGTATCCCTGTTTTTCTCATGATGACCTCCTTTGGCTGGGTTTACTGCTCTGCTGTGAAGCAAAAAACGTAAGTGAATGAATAGTACACCCCAACGCCGATAATGACAACACCGGTCAGAAACCGGGGGTTGAGCGGGTCTCTCCTTCCCCACCCTCGACCTTGGGATTTGAGCGAATCATTGACAGCATGCGCCATGGTCGTCGCCGCTGCAGTCACAGGAGGGCTCGCCGCCTTTGATCATGCTCTTGATGATGGCGGAGGCACAGCCGACACCGGCATTCACCTTCAGGGCATCAAACTCACAATTCATGGCGCAGGCCCCGCACTCCATGCAAAGGTCATGGTCCACAATCATGGCCTTTTTATCTCTCATAACAAAAACACCATGCGGGCAGACCTCCACGCATCTCCCGCACCCGGTGCATTTTCCCTGATCAAACTCCAAAGTCGAGACATCGGATAAATATTTCATACAACCCCCCATTGTTTCAACTGATATACAATGATCAGAATAAGGGAAACCGATAGGGCCGTGATATAAACCGGAACCGCTGTTTTCAATTCTTTTTCCACTCCGGAACGGCCGGTAAACGGCGTGGACCCGGTAAACTGCAGTGCCAGATAGGAACTGACCGCGGGAAAGAAAAGATAGGAGAAAAGGACCAAAAGTCCATGGCCTAACTGCGGCAGATCAATCAAACGAAGTGCCGTAAAAATGAGAATCATCCCGGTGATCCACCCCTTGAGGGCGAAGGCGCGCGAGGGAATAAAAGGAAGAAGAAGAGGGGTGATAAAGACTCCGGAAAAGATTGAGACCAGCCCCAAAAACAAAAAGGGAGATCCACCGGCCCAGACCTTTCCCCAACCGAGGCCGCCGGGCTGAAAACCGAAGATGACCAAGATCAACAGGGCATATATAAAATAATGCTTCATGGCCGGCAGGATCTCCATGGGCGTAAGCGCCAGCCGGTCCAGAATACTGAATTTAATGGTTCGCATTTCCCTGCTGGACTTATACCCGGCACAGAGATAGGCAGGGATGTCCCTGGCATAGACCGGGCCGAAGCAGACCCTGAATCCGCTCTCCTGTCTCACCCGGTGTGCCGAGACCCCGGATGCCCCGAGCTGAGGAACGATCACCCTCTTGTGAT
The Nitrospirae bacterium CG2_30_53_67 genome window above contains:
- a CDS encoding ferredoxin yields the protein MKYLSDVSTLEFDQGKCTGCGRCVEVCPHGVFVMRDKKAMIVDHDLCMECGACAMNCEFDALKVNAGVGCASAIIKSMIKGGEPSCDCSGDDHGACCQ
- a CDS encoding DNA-binding protein; the encoded protein is MRKTGIHLLAALLIFSVVSISYAQPWRGGRGSGGWGMGAQYQRMYNVGTVETIAGEIVSIDQMTPMGGMSRGVHLQVKTEKETLAVHLGPEWFLDRLDSTLENGDKIEVKGSRVTISGAPVIIAAEVRKGDQVLILRDDAGIPIWAGWRR